The window ACCTGGAAAACCAAACCCAGTATATCTAGGCTTCATCCAAGCTTGCGTCGAAAACTCCAAAAGCCGAGCTTAAATCAACCCCTCTTGTGTACCGCAAATACTAATATAAGCAACCTTTTGACAAGTAGATAGGAGGATGAGTATAGAAGAGCTAAGCCTAGACACACTGGATGGCATAGGGCCTGTTACGAAGCAGAAGCTGGAGAACGCAGGGATCTACACAATACTCGATCTAGCTATCCGAGGCCCAGCTGAGATAGCTGAGGCTATAGGAGTAGATCTTAAGAAGGCTGTTGAGTTCAGCAGCAGCGCCAGAGCTCGGCTTATCGAACTAGGGCTTCTCGAGAAAGAGTTCATCCCAGCGAGTGAAATCTACAAGAGGAGGCAGAATATTGAAAGGATAACTACCGGCTCCAAGAATCTGGATGATTTGCTGGATGGGGGCATAGAAACACAGGCGGTCACCGAGTTTTACGGCGAATTCGGAAGCGGGAAGACACAGATCTGCCACACACTCTGTGTGACGGTTCAGCTGAGTAGGGATAAAGGTGGACTTGACGCTGGAGCAGTATATATTGATACGGAGAACACCTTCAGACCGGAAAGGATATTTCAGATAGCGGAGGCGCGTGGGCTAGATCCCCTAAAGGCGCTTGAGCGAATAATAGTTGCGAAGGCATACAACAGCTCACACCAAGAACTCATAGTTTCAGAACTCGGCTCCGTCCTTGATAAGATGCCCATAAAGCTTGTAGTCGTAGACTCAGCAGTTGCACACTATAGAGCAGAGTTCCTCGGCAGAAGCACTTTAGCTGAGAGGCAGCAGAGGCTCAACAGATTCATGCACCTCCTCATAAGAACAGCTGAAGCACGAAACCTTGCGGTCGTAGTTACAAATCAAGTCCAAGCAGCACCAGACGTCTTCTTCGGCGACCCTAACAAGCCGACTGGTGGGCACGTTGTAGCACACACCAGCACATACAGAATCTATCTAAGGAAGTCGGGTAAGAACCGCATCGCAAGAATCATAGACAGCCCCTATCACCCTGAACGCGAAACCGTCTTCATCCTAAACGAGAAGGGCATAGACGATCCTGAAGACACACCTAAAAAACGCTAGGACAACTTTATAACACCACACTTAACCACGGTATGCAGAAGACAGTTGAGGAAGGCCCTAATACCTCTAATAATACTCTTAA of the Nitrososphaerota archaeon genome contains:
- the radA gene encoding DNA repair and recombination protein RadA, with the protein product MSIEELSLDTLDGIGPVTKQKLENAGIYTILDLAIRGPAEIAEAIGVDLKKAVEFSSSARARLIELGLLEKEFIPASEIYKRRQNIERITTGSKNLDDLLDGGIETQAVTEFYGEFGSGKTQICHTLCVTVQLSRDKGGLDAGAVYIDTENTFRPERIFQIAEARGLDPLKALERIIVAKAYNSSHQELIVSELGSVLDKMPIKLVVVDSAVAHYRAEFLGRSTLAERQQRLNRFMHLLIRTAEARNLAVVVTNQVQAAPDVFFGDPNKPTGGHVVAHTSTYRIYLRKSGKNRIARIIDSPYHPERETVFILNEKGIDDPEDTPKKR